In the Enterococcus rotai genome, CTAAGGCAGATTCTGCATCTGGAAAAGCGGACACATCATAGTTTTCTTTTTTTAAACTCAAGCATAAACCTTTTCTAATTTCATCTGTATCCTCTATTAGAAGAATTGATTTTTTCATAATTCTCACCTCTATTAAAGGATAGCAAATTATTTAATTTAATTTAAATAATTGGCCTTCTTTAATAGTCAGTACTACATCAGATTGTTGTTCTATTATGGGATCATGTGTCACAACGATGATACATTTTCCCTTTTCTTTTAATTGTTTAAATAGATTCATCACTTCTTTAGCATTACCTCTATCTAAATTTCCTGTTGGTTCATCAGCAATAATCAAGTCCGTATCTAAAGCAACTGCTCTTGCAATCGATACTCTTTGCTGTTGGCCACCCGATAATTGAGCACTTTTCTTGGTTTGATTCTCTCCTTTAATATCTAACTGATTAAGAATTGTTTGAACAAAAGGAAGAACACTTCTATCTTTTTTCTGATGGATTGCTAAGCCTAACTTGATGTTATCAATTGCTGATAAATATGAGACTAAGTTAAAAGATTGAAAAATATAACTGATTGACTTTCTATATTTGACGTAATTACTTACTTCTTTTTGATTGTAAAAAACCTGTCCTTCTTGGAGAAACTCTAATCCTGATATTACGGAAAGAAACGTTGATTTTCCAACACCAGATACTCCGACAATTGAATATATTTTTCCTTTTTCAAATGAATAGTTAATATTTTTCAATATTGTTTGATCATTATAACAATAAGATAAATTTTTGACTTCAAGCATATTGTTCCTCCCTATTCTGTACTAGATAAAATTGATTTTGGACTCTTCTTAAGAATCCTCATTGTTGGAATTGTTGTTGAAAACAGAACAATTCCTAGTAGTATCATGAAAATAAAGCCTGCTATCTTGATATTTTGCGCTTTATCTTGCTCTTGGATTTGAATTTCTGTATCTAATTTTACACTTGTATCTTCAACATAATTTGGTCCCCGCTGAACCATTGGCTCTTGTTTACTATCTGAAATTGTTTGTTGCATTTCTTGATTGATCGTTTCAGCTGCAATTGGATTGACGATGAAATTCGAAATACCAGATCCAATCATAAAACTAATAACTAATACTGTTGTAACTTCTAAAAACATTTGTAGCAATATTTTAAACTTTGTTTCACCTAAAGCTAAAAGTAGTCCTATTTCATACTTTCTTTCACGTAATGACAGTAACATGATCAATGAAACGATTACCGCAGCAACTACAAAGATCACCAGTTGTAAAACAGAGAAGATATTCATAATTTTATCTATCATGTTACTTATTGTTTTATATTGCTCATAAGTACTATTGAATTTAATAGCTGAAAAATCACCCCCACCTGATTTGATTTCTGAAATAAATTTATCCGTATTCATTGGATTTTTTAGTTCGACTTTTACTTTTTCGTAATTCATAATCGGTGAGTTGATACCCTCATCTTGAAATTGAACCTTTTTAGCATCATCCAATACTTTTC is a window encoding:
- a CDS encoding ABC transporter ATP-binding protein produces the protein MLEVKNLSYCYNDQTILKNINYSFEKGKIYSIVGVSGVGKSTFLSVISGLEFLQEGQVFYNQKEVSNYVKYRKSISYIFQSFNLVSYLSAIDNIKLGLAIHQKKDRSVLPFVQTILNQLDIKGENQTKKSAQLSGGQQQRVSIARAVALDTDLIIADEPTGNLDRGNAKEVMNLFKQLKEKGKCIIVVTHDPIIEQQSDVVLTIKEGQLFKLN
- a CDS encoding ABC transporter permease, with amino-acid sequence MSIFQRIFQSIINLKKRTIILGVLFIVVSVFLVSGSSIQHSLKKVLNETKDQVNPVISVELDLDALMKEMYGGGSSSGKQNIDEQLVKKISESSYVKDFSVYSNAAVSTQFSNNESTNVSDQVPEGYVTPTNELSIFDSTNPDLAKTKIKVVEGKLPDNSDLENPIMVSEKYAKEYNLKVGDSLNLDLSSGFQENKTKKEMDAKISGVYTLTEDNESVYLSKEKETFYSTRKVLDDAKKVQFQDEGINSPIMNYEKVKVELKNPMNTDKFISEIKSGGGDFSAIKFNSTYEQYKTISNMIDKIMNIFSVLQLVIFVVAAVIVSLIMLLSLRERKYEIGLLLALGETKFKILLQMFLEVTTVLVISFMIGSGISNFIVNPIAAETINQEMQQTISDSKQEPMVQRGPNYVEDTSVKLDTEIQIQEQDKAQNIKIAGFIFMILLGIVLFSTTIPTMRILKKSPKSILSSTE